Proteins from a genomic interval of Oryctolagus cuniculus chromosome 8, mOryCun1.1, whole genome shotgun sequence:
- the FAM241A gene encoding uncharacterized protein FAM241A, which translates to MCSAGELLRGGGGGGERDEDGDALAERAAAAAGTQREPGASPRRLGRRPQAESEQDIEESRNHTGEPVGDDYKKMGTLFGELNKSLLNMGFTRMYFGERIVEPVIVIFFWVMLWFLGLQALGLVAVLCLVIIYVQQ; encoded by the exons ATGTGCTCGGCCGGGGAGCTgctgcggggcggcggcggcggcggggagcgTGACGAGGACGGGGACGCCCTGGCGGagcgggcggcggcggcagcggggaCCCAGCGGGAGCCCGGGGCGAGCCCGCGGCGGCTCGGGCGGCGGCCGCAGGCGGAGAGCGAGCAG gatatTGAGGAATCACGAAACCATACTGGCGAACCTGTCGGAGATGACTACAAAAAGATGGGAACACTTTTTGGTGAACTGAACAAAAGCCTCCTCAACATGGGCTTCACAAGGATGTATTTTGGAGAACGAATTGTGGAACCAGTAATAGTCATTTTCTTTTGGGTTATGCTGTGGTTCCTTGGCCTACAAGCCCTTGGACTAGTTGCTGTTCTTTGTCTTGTCATTATTTATGTACAACAGTGA